In Chitinophaga varians, the following are encoded in one genomic region:
- a CDS encoding dodecin family protein, translating to MAIVKVIEVIASSEKGFEDAVQNAVQEVSKTIHNVDSVFVKDFKVHVKDGKITTYGAICKVSFRLDEQR from the coding sequence ATGGCTATCGTTAAAGTAATCGAGGTGATCGCCTCCTCCGAAAAAGGTTTTGAAGACGCTGTGCAGAATGCCGTGCAGGAAGTAAGCAAAACCATCCATAATGTAGATTCTGTATTTGTGAAGGACTTCAAGGTACACGTAAAGGATGGTAAGATCACCACTTATGGGGCAATCTGTAAAGTGTCTTTCCGTCTTGATGAACAACGTTGA
- a CDS encoding universal stress protein, which yields MKSILILTDFSDAAFRAAEYATSLAPLLGVENLILYHAYRTMVQGSDIPVPAPQVENLVYVEHMEKLASLQDQLRMMTDANVKYELLAEDAYLPDQLNKLCRERNVGLVVMGVAGKTGLQQFFMGSNTSQVLKVSEYPVLVVPQEAVVGKKISSVVFSTDLQNISKASLEQLHRFLDLLRPEVHIVNVEPPAADKYSDNTRNEITLLHDTLEKYNPAFHYVTGTHIADSVLEFAKEHHASLVVTVPKKHSFISSIFHKSISKELAYNSPVPLLSIPASPE from the coding sequence ATGAAATCGATACTTATATTAACCGACTTTTCCGATGCCGCCTTTCGTGCGGCGGAATATGCTACCAGCCTGGCGCCTTTGCTGGGCGTGGAAAACCTGATCCTCTACCATGCTTACCGCACGATGGTACAGGGCTCCGATATACCGGTGCCCGCGCCACAGGTGGAGAACCTGGTCTATGTGGAGCATATGGAGAAACTGGCCTCCCTGCAGGACCAGCTGCGCATGATGACCGATGCCAACGTGAAGTATGAACTACTGGCGGAAGACGCGTATCTGCCTGACCAGTTGAACAAGCTCTGTCGTGAAAGAAATGTAGGCCTGGTCGTAATGGGCGTTGCAGGCAAGACGGGGCTGCAACAGTTTTTTATGGGCAGCAATACCTCACAGGTGCTGAAAGTAAGTGAATACCCGGTGCTGGTAGTGCCGCAGGAGGCTGTAGTAGGGAAAAAGATCAGCAGCGTTGTTTTTTCCACCGACCTGCAGAATATCTCCAAAGCCTCACTGGAACAGCTGCATCGTTTCCTCGACCTGCTCCGTCCGGAAGTTCATATCGTCAATGTGGAACCGCCCGCAGCCGATAAATATTCTGATAATACCAGGAATGAAATCACGCTGCTGCATGATACCCTGGAAAAGTACAATCCGGCCTTCCATTATGTGACTGGCACGCATATCGCTGACAGCGTGCTGGAGTTTGCGAAAGAACATCACGCCTCCCTGGTGGTGACCGTGCCTAAAAAACACTCGTTTATCTCTTCCATCTTCCATAAAAGCATTTCCAAGGAACTGGCGTACAATTCTCCTGTGCCGTTGTTGTCTATTCCTGCATCGCCGGAATGA
- a CDS encoding sugar phosphate isomerase/epimerase family protein: protein MSSRRNFLLQASLGLAATGLTPLLSAARPATPPPAKDRLSIGIAGYTFFKFKADQAIAMMQRANISHISLKDVHLPLQSSPEQIAAVLSQFRDGGINVYAVGVIYMKTKQSVDDAFAYAKKVGVPMIVGVPTPELLDYTEQQVKQYDIRLAIHNHGPEDALYPGPRNAWEHIKNRDARMGLCIDIGHATRAGEDPAKAVLAYKDRVFDLHLKDVTVASKEGKPTEIGRGVINFSSFVNALDKIRYKGICSIEYEKDMNDPLPGIAESAGYFKGVANAVKS from the coding sequence ATGTCTTCGAGAAGAAATTTCCTGCTGCAGGCCTCCCTGGGACTGGCAGCCACCGGCCTCACGCCTTTGCTGTCAGCAGCACGCCCGGCAACACCGCCACCGGCGAAAGACCGTTTGTCCATCGGCATAGCCGGATATACCTTTTTCAAATTCAAAGCGGACCAGGCCATCGCGATGATGCAAAGGGCCAATATCAGCCACATCTCCCTGAAAGATGTCCACCTGCCGCTGCAAAGCAGCCCGGAGCAGATAGCAGCCGTACTCTCACAGTTCCGTGACGGCGGTATCAACGTATACGCTGTAGGCGTGATCTATATGAAAACGAAGCAGTCGGTAGACGATGCCTTTGCCTATGCCAAAAAAGTCGGGGTGCCCATGATCGTCGGCGTACCCACGCCCGAACTACTGGACTATACAGAACAACAGGTAAAACAATACGACATACGCCTCGCCATTCATAACCACGGCCCGGAAGACGCACTGTACCCCGGCCCGCGCAATGCATGGGAACATATCAAAAACCGCGACGCGCGCATGGGCCTCTGCATCGATATCGGCCACGCCACACGCGCCGGCGAAGATCCGGCCAAAGCAGTACTGGCCTATAAAGACAGGGTATTTGACCTGCACCTGAAAGATGTGACGGTAGCCTCCAAAGAGGGCAAACCAACAGAAATAGGCCGTGGCGTCATCAACTTCAGCAGCTTCGTCAACGCACTGGATAAAATACGCTACAAAGGCATCTGCAGCATTGAATACGAAAAAGACATGAACGACCCGCTGCCAGGCATCGCCGAATCAGCAGGCTATTTCAAAGGCGTGGCCAATGCCGTAAAATCATAA
- a CDS encoding helix-turn-helix domain-containing protein, with protein sequence MNPRMKAYTPHPALQDVVANITIYEADFAKSPELSNMYRFVPAYQRYIMFYIKDPIKVLRVYSNDFQTKSVSLTVGPLERSVMLDLGRHHLALGVAFKPGGLFRLLNIPMTEMQEQDFDTSMLLGNEIKEINEQLQENTDDWDLMVRIVQTYLLKKLSRLKPLLPVDLVMTNLVANAGNMTIEKLAADACVSVRQFERKVVERTGMSPKRYARLIRFCKAYHLKELHPEATWTRIAHMSGYYDQMHFIRDFKEFAGITPSILDETSLENTIRLHRMMNQ encoded by the coding sequence ATGAACCCACGCATGAAAGCCTATACGCCACACCCTGCGCTGCAGGACGTTGTTGCCAACATCACTATCTATGAAGCTGATTTTGCCAAATCACCGGAACTTTCCAATATGTACCGTTTTGTGCCTGCCTATCAGCGGTATATCATGTTTTATATCAAAGACCCTATTAAAGTGTTGCGGGTATACAGCAACGATTTCCAGACCAAGTCGGTGTCACTGACAGTAGGGCCGCTGGAACGCTCCGTAATGCTGGACCTGGGGCGGCATCACCTGGCGCTGGGCGTGGCATTTAAGCCCGGAGGGTTGTTTCGGCTGCTCAATATCCCCATGACGGAAATGCAGGAACAGGACTTCGATACCAGCATGCTGCTGGGCAATGAAATAAAGGAAATCAATGAACAGTTACAGGAGAATACAGATGACTGGGACCTGATGGTCCGTATCGTACAAACCTACCTGCTCAAAAAACTGTCCCGTCTCAAACCTTTGCTGCCGGTAGATCTGGTGATGACCAACCTGGTGGCGAACGCCGGAAATATGACCATCGAAAAGCTCGCTGCCGACGCCTGTGTGAGCGTACGGCAGTTTGAACGTAAAGTGGTGGAGCGTACGGGTATGTCGCCGAAACGTTATGCGCGGTTGATCCGTTTCTGTAAGGCCTACCACCTGAAAGAGCTGCATCCGGAAGCCACCTGGACGCGCATTGCGCATATGAGCGGCTACTATGACCAGATGCATTTTATCCGTGATTTTAAGGAGTTCGCTGGCATCACCCCCTCCATCCTGGACGAGACCTCCCTGGAGAACACGATCCGTCTTCACCGGATGATGAACCAATAA
- a CDS encoding GMC oxidoreductase, translating into MINLNLKAEAANTYDAIVVGSGITGGWAAKELCEKGLKVLMIERGRQLEHVKDYETATAAPWEVPHRGVLTNGQKKDHQYLIREKVYTEFNHSYWMKDGENPYTEEKRFDWQRADIVGGRSIMWGRGSLRLSDLDFEANLKEGIGIDWPIRYKDLAPWYSHVEAFAGISGQAEGLPHLPDGVFQPPMEMNCFEKHVKGKLEAAFPERRMTIFRTANLTQAIGDRNKCQYRDRCSRGCPFGAYFSTQASTLPAAVKTGNLTLLTDSLVNSIIYDEKKGKATGVRVIDKHTREMTEYHARIIFLNASALASTFVLLNSTSNRFPQGLGNDNDVLGHYLMDHHFHAGASGISEDFADKYYHGQRPAGFYIPRFANVGKDKRDYLRGFGYTGYSSRNGWARGIAELGVGGAFKDYISEPGPWQMGLMGFGECLPYKENMVSLDHTVKDAWGQPVLKINCEFKDNEKKMRRDMAGEAAAMLEAAGLKNVQPFDRDSYPGMAIHEMGTARMGRDPKTSMLNEWNQVHAVKNVFVTDGACMTSSACQNPSLTYMALTARAANHAVEELKRQSL; encoded by the coding sequence ATGATCAATCTGAATCTGAAGGCCGAAGCGGCCAATACATACGACGCGATAGTAGTAGGCTCCGGTATTACCGGTGGCTGGGCAGCCAAAGAGCTGTGTGAAAAAGGACTGAAAGTGCTGATGATAGAAAGGGGCCGTCAGCTGGAACATGTAAAGGATTACGAAACGGCTACCGCCGCGCCCTGGGAAGTGCCCCACCGCGGCGTGCTTACCAACGGGCAGAAAAAAGACCATCAATATCTTATCCGGGAGAAAGTCTACACGGAATTCAACCATAGTTACTGGATGAAAGACGGCGAAAACCCGTACACCGAAGAAAAGCGGTTCGACTGGCAGCGTGCTGATATCGTGGGTGGCCGGTCCATCATGTGGGGCCGCGGTTCCCTGCGTCTCAGCGACCTGGATTTTGAAGCTAATCTCAAAGAAGGCATCGGTATCGACTGGCCGATACGCTATAAAGACCTGGCCCCGTGGTATTCCCATGTGGAAGCTTTCGCCGGTATCAGCGGGCAGGCAGAAGGGCTGCCACACCTGCCGGACGGCGTGTTTCAGCCACCGATGGAAATGAACTGCTTTGAAAAACATGTGAAAGGTAAGCTGGAAGCGGCTTTCCCCGAAAGACGCATGACCATCTTCCGCACCGCCAACCTCACACAGGCCATCGGCGACCGTAACAAATGCCAGTACCGCGACCGCTGCTCCCGCGGATGCCCCTTCGGTGCATACTTCAGCACACAGGCATCTACACTGCCGGCAGCGGTGAAAACAGGCAATCTTACCTTGCTGACAGACTCCCTGGTCAACAGTATCATCTACGACGAAAAGAAAGGCAAAGCCACCGGCGTGCGTGTCATCGACAAACACACCAGGGAGATGACCGAGTATCATGCCCGGATCATCTTCCTCAACGCTTCCGCGCTGGCCAGCACCTTTGTGCTGCTCAACTCCACGTCCAACCGCTTCCCGCAAGGACTGGGCAATGATAACGACGTGTTGGGCCATTACCTGATGGACCATCATTTCCATGCCGGCGCCAGCGGCATATCAGAAGACTTCGCAGATAAATACTACCACGGCCAGCGCCCCGCCGGTTTTTATATCCCGCGCTTTGCCAATGTAGGTAAAGACAAACGGGACTACCTGCGCGGTTTCGGTTATACCGGCTACAGCAGCCGTAACGGATGGGCGAGAGGTATTGCCGAACTGGGCGTAGGCGGCGCGTTTAAAGATTATATCTCAGAACCCGGCCCATGGCAGATGGGACTGATGGGCTTCGGCGAATGCCTGCCCTATAAAGAAAATATGGTCAGCCTTGACCATACCGTGAAGGACGCCTGGGGCCAGCCGGTACTGAAGATCAACTGCGAATTCAAAGACAACGAAAAGAAAATGCGCAGGGACATGGCCGGCGAGGCCGCCGCCATGCTGGAAGCCGCAGGCCTGAAAAACGTACAGCCGTTCGACCGCGATTCCTATCCCGGTATGGCCATTCATGAAATGGGGACCGCCCGCATGGGCAGGGACCCTAAAACATCCATGCTCAACGAATGGAACCAGGTACATGCCGTGAAAAACGTATTCGTGACCGATGGCGCCTGTATGACCTCTTCCGCCTGCCAGAACCCAAGCCTTACCTATATGGCGCTTACCGCCAGGGCAGCCAACCACGCCGTGGAGGAGCTGAAACGACAATCTTTATAG
- a CDS encoding sensor histidine kinase, giving the protein MPFIESRRTKLLNLLSIPCIPFMLFFAVLNCSQGRYLLAVFNLLTSSINVFVLWLHWKQRYLSARMVAILCSVAIYTVTGLFFHNGAEYFLLNILISCLLVYDNKWLNAGLGLLIISAFLLIVLMPQHWYLAEPVPRVRVWANIATSLVFIIVALSFFKHIQSDYQAEIEKQREALATMNKDKEKLFSIVAHDIRSPLATLEILLDMFRKGEYPEDEMEDAAAILHKKISQLGGSLDNVLRWSSRSMKGIQAQPVNFYLGPLATEVLYFFEMTIQQKGITVETSIPDELMLYADKDQVSVILRNFLSNALKFSYAGGVIELKAQMAGAQVGISITDHGTGMPPTQVLNLFSYNQSPGYGTSGERGTGLGLILCKEFAQQNNGTITVESNVDKGTRFTVYLPVGLSAVRGVE; this is encoded by the coding sequence ATGCCCTTCATTGAATCCCGGCGTACCAAACTATTGAACCTGCTGTCCATTCCCTGCATTCCCTTTATGCTGTTTTTCGCTGTCCTGAACTGTAGCCAGGGCCGCTACCTGTTGGCCGTCTTTAACCTGCTGACCAGCTCTATCAACGTATTTGTATTATGGCTGCACTGGAAGCAGCGTTACCTCAGCGCCCGCATGGTGGCCATTCTCTGTAGCGTGGCGATATACACCGTTACAGGTCTTTTCTTTCACAACGGCGCGGAATATTTCCTGCTCAATATCCTCATCAGCTGCCTGCTGGTGTATGACAATAAATGGCTCAATGCCGGTCTGGGACTGCTGATCATTAGCGCTTTCCTGTTGATTGTGCTGATGCCGCAGCACTGGTACCTGGCAGAACCCGTGCCACGGGTACGGGTATGGGCCAATATAGCCACGTCCCTTGTTTTTATCATCGTGGCCCTGAGTTTTTTCAAACATATCCAGTCAGATTACCAGGCGGAGATAGAAAAGCAGCGGGAGGCGCTGGCCACTATGAACAAAGACAAAGAGAAACTTTTCTCCATTGTGGCGCATGACATCCGCAGTCCGCTGGCCACGCTGGAAATCCTGCTGGACATGTTCCGCAAAGGGGAGTACCCGGAAGATGAGATGGAAGACGCAGCGGCCATCCTGCATAAAAAGATATCCCAGCTGGGAGGCTCGCTGGATAATGTGTTGCGTTGGAGCTCCCGCAGTATGAAAGGTATTCAGGCGCAGCCGGTTAATTTTTACCTGGGACCACTGGCCACTGAGGTCTTGTATTTTTTTGAGATGACGATCCAGCAGAAAGGCATTACGGTGGAGACCAGCATTCCGGACGAACTGATGTTGTATGCCGATAAGGACCAGGTATCGGTGATACTGCGTAATTTCCTCAGCAACGCGCTCAAATTCAGTTATGCCGGTGGCGTGATAGAGCTGAAAGCCCAGATGGCGGGCGCACAGGTAGGCATCAGCATTACAGACCATGGCACGGGCATGCCGCCTACGCAGGTGTTAAACCTGTTCTCCTATAACCAGAGCCCCGGCTACGGCACCAGCGGGGAGCGGGGAACAGGCCTCGGACTGATTCTCTGTAAAGAGTTCGCCCAACAGAACAACGGTACGATCACCGTGGAAAGCAACGTAGACAAAGGCACCCGCTTCACTGTTTACCTGCCGGTCGGCCTCTCTGCCGTCAGGGGAGTGGAATAG
- a CDS encoding winged helix-turn-helix transcriptional regulator — MYEKKIPKNFSCGMAVLMEIIGGKWKSYLIYLINNDVRRPADLQRAIPSASRRVLDLQLRELEFHGIIKRVIYPEMPPKVEYFLTPFGESMLPVVAAMEAWGGEYMETFRQLMESKKKSILTDGESVEIKQEPVIRRRRTLAKAV; from the coding sequence ATGTACGAAAAGAAGATTCCCAAAAACTTTAGCTGTGGCATGGCCGTACTGATGGAAATTATCGGCGGCAAATGGAAATCCTATCTGATTTATCTGATCAACAACGATGTGAGGAGACCTGCCGACCTGCAACGGGCCATCCCTTCCGCAAGCCGCCGGGTGCTGGACCTCCAGCTGCGGGAACTGGAATTTCATGGTATCATCAAAAGAGTGATCTATCCGGAGATGCCGCCTAAAGTGGAATATTTCCTTACCCCTTTTGGTGAATCGATGTTGCCCGTGGTGGCTGCTATGGAAGCATGGGGAGGAGAATATATGGAAACTTTCCGCCAGCTGATGGAAAGCAAAAAGAAAAGCATCCTTACAGATGGTGAATCTGTGGAAATAAAACAGGAACCCGTAATCCGGCGCCGCCGCACCCTGGCAAAAGCAGTATAG